TGCTGCAGTTAATAtagaaaacaattatttttactttaaaaagctAACTGCTTTGCACAATTTATCTCGCACATGATAATAAGCTTCCttaaaggagaaaagaaagagaccaTTTGTATTAAGGATGACTTCTTCCCAttgcattttagaaaaaaaaacaacattttagcaCATTTCAAAACTAACTCCATATGAAATCCCACAAAGATGTACCTGCACATGCCAAATATCATTACAAAAATCcaataaatacagaaattatTGCACAGTAGAAAGGCTCCATGGATTCCTAACTGATAAAATCCTCAGACAGTTTGCCAAGAAACACCAAGTTGTGCATTCCAGACAAGTTCTCATTAAAGTTTCCCTTTGTTTATATTCTCAGGTGGCAGTTTCTGtgacaagaaaaaaagatgaacatCAATCAgtctcatttttttttaaagagagaaagattATCCAGCCAAGCCCCATAGCTGAAGAAGTGGTTATAGGGATCTcgtgtgtgcatgtttctgcttttgtgtatgtgtgtgagagtgtttgcTTGTGAACATTGTTGGCTGTATAACTATTGGTTGCTGGCCTAAACTCTGTCCGCCTCCTCCAGTTTGACATCACTGGCCATCAAATGTTCGCCATGCCATTTCTTCATGTGTTTCTCCAGCGTGCTGTAAACGCTGAAGGGCATGTGGCAGATGTCGCAGCGGTACACCTCCTTTCCAAATTGCCCGTGGGTCTTCATGTGGCGTGTCAGCTTGGAGCTCTGGGCGCAGGCGTAGCTGCACAGGTCGCATTTGTAGGGCCGTTCCCCCGTGTGGCTGCGCCTGTGCACCGTCAGGTTGCTGCAGTTCTTGAACACCTTGCCACAGTACTCGCAGGTGTCATTCCTCCTATCCTTAGAGCTCGGGGGCCTGCCGGGTCCAGGTCCCCGCAGGAGGTGAGGAGTGCTGCTGCCACTGCGGCCCGAGGCACTTCCTGCTTCCATCAGCTCCCCAGGCGGGGTGGAGAAACGAAGGCTCCCCGTCTCTGAGGAGGAGTGCTCGGAGGAGGTGCCGAACGGTGACTGACGGGAATCTGTGAATCCCATGAAGGGTTCTCTGATGAAGTGGCGCGAAGCAGCGTAGCCAGCCAGAAGCTGAGAGTAGACATTCTCAGGGGAGATGAGGGGTAAGGTTGGAGGGAGCTCCAGCTGTTCCTTCTCTATCTTGATCCTCTTGTTGTTGGAGGAATTAGGGCTGGTGATTGGGGTGGGCCGGCGCTGGAACAACCCGGGGAAGGAGTCTGCTTCGGAAACACTAATTCTGCCGTTCATCACAGGCCTCTGTTCTGTCTGCTCGTCTCGCTGTCTGTCCTGCTGCttctcattctctctttcttcaccCCTCTGTCCACCGTCTCCATTAGGCTGTCTTTCCAGGCTTCTCTTGTTAAGGTTAAGTCTAAGGTGATTGTCCAGATGGTTGTATGGGTGCATGATTCCAACCCCACCACTGTCACTTACTCTATCCCTCACATCACTCAATTGTTTTTCCCCAGGACAATGTCTGGGGCCATTCGGCCCTTTTGGGCGGAACTCCTGGGAGTCCTCACTTAAGTTGGAATCTGGCCGACCATTCCTTagttcatcctcctcttcctcttcttcctcttcttcttcctcctcttcttcctcctcctcctcattgtCCATGCACATCCCTCCTGAATTCCCTTCCCTGCTTTTCTCCTCACCTTCTCCTCCGTCCTCTCTATTTCCCTGTTCTGGGGAGCCACTCATGGACCCAGACTTGTTGTGCATATGTGTCTTCATGTGCCTTTTAAGCTTGCTGGCCTGGGAACAGGCGTGGTCACATAGATGGCACTTGTACGGCCTCTCTCCTGTGTGACTGCGTCTGTGGACGATCAGGTTGCTCTGGAACTTGAAGACCTTGCCACAGAACTCACAGGATTTGGATTTCCCCTGACTCTGGTTCTGACCCTGGCTGTCGGGAGGGCTGGAAGAACCGTGTCCCCCCTGAGAAGTGGGCGGGGGGGGATAGGTGAGAAATGCCGGGGGCTTGGCACCAGGCTGGAAAAGCGTGGGACTCAGCAAGCGGTGCATGGGTGGCACACGGTTGGGCGACAGAGGAGGTGTGGGTCCTCCATTATTGGTTGTGTTGCCCGCCAGTTCTCTCAGACGTCGGGAGAAGTCCATGGAAGGAGGATCCATGGGGGTCATCCGCATCACCCTCTCAAAGGCACTGGGGTGCTGGGACAGCAGCCCCATCTCTTCTGGGCCCAGCCGATCTAGGGGGGGTCTAGGGGGCGGGTTAGGGCTGACAAAGGGTGGTGTTGCAGGCAGTCGGGTCTCCATGTATcctgggggaggggggtgttcCCTGAGTAGGGGCGCGGCCATACGGAGGAGGTGGAATGGGTTGTTGGGGTCACCGAGGAAAGTGGGGATAGGTGAGCGAGTCAGGGCTTCAGTGCACGGGGGAGGAGGCAGAACCATGCGCGGAGTAAGGGAGCAGTTGACTGGGTGGTGGTCCAGGTAGATGCGGATGCCATGAGTGTGCTGGGCATGCTGGAGCAGGAACCAGGCGCTGGTGAAAGTCTGCTTACAGGTAGTACAGATGTAGCTGGATGGCTCATCTTTATCTGTTgattaaaagaaaggaaatccGTATGAGTATTGTAAAATCCAAGAACATAATgctaagaaaaacaacatcattttatttattaatttaaaccAGCATATTACTTGCATGTTCCATAGCAACCTATGTGAACATGTAAGGGACAAACACGAAAATAATTGCATTAAGGGGTGCTAGCCTATTTTAAAGGTTCATACATATTAATCCAACCTAAATCCAAAAACTAATGTGCTCAAACTTTGTGATGTCAAAAAGAATAAGGTATATAATTGCTCAATGGACAATAAACTGTGAAAGatgtattaataaatatatactcTATATTAAGACAtataaagttaaacaaaaaaatctgtaaGAAAAAATCCACTTCACAACTGAGCATTGAACAAAGggtataaaaaagaaaactgttcaGATATTGATTAAACTTTCCTAGGTCATTCAAGTAACATGTTGCTATTCTTCATGTAACTGGTTTCCCCTTTAAtcctgtttgtgtctttgtacGGGGGTCTTCCATGGGCTTTGTCTGTGAGTGTATGacattttgagtgtgtgtgtgtgtgtgtgtgtgtgtgtgtgtctgtctacaGGCTAATGCAGATGGCAGGTATTGCCCTCAGGCCACAACACATTATGCTAATTTTAATGTCAGCTAGGCTTTAATATACAGATCCATCTCGTCTACTATGTCATTTCCATATGGAGAGACGGGAGGCAGCAATAGAAAAAAAGCACACcaatggggaaaaaaggaaatattggAAGGGGGAGGGTTTGTGAAGTAGCattagaaagaaagagacacacacaaaagaagagACAGGAGAGGTGATGGAGACGATGTGTAAACAGTAAAGACCCCTCCGGTCTTAACACAGCATCCACATGAAGTAAAGCTCTGCGTCACTGGTGTAATAACAGCTACAGTAAAGTGATTTGGTGcgactgtaaacacacacacacacacacacacacacataccaaagCTCCATGTCGCTCATTGACAAATTGCCCCCTTAAATGGCATGACTTAATAATGCCAAATGAATCTATCAGTCACTATGGCATGGCCCTGTCACCCAGCTTATGAGTCATAAAAAGAGCCTTGGTTGGGATTCATCTAATTCAACACAGGCTAGCCTTGAACACAGTCCTATGTTTGCTTGAAAGGCATCTGCATCTACTTTATCATCAACGACTACCGCAAGCAGAGTCGAGTCAGTAAGGTGGTCCCAAAGCCTGGAGCCCGGAGGGGGGAAAACAAAGAAGGAGAAGTAACTTCTGCCCAGAGTCTTATGTGATCAAGAAAAAAGCCCTTACAGTAAGATGGCGGCCTCACAGCCACCCATTGTCATggaatgtaaaacacacattcagacatgCGTGGCAATATTCTCTTCCCACTTTCCTTCTCTGTGTCCAACCTCTCGCAGCAGTGGTACCGTGCAGGAACAGATGAGCGAAAGCTGATGTTGGATCAGTGTCTAGCACAGGAAGCTGATTTGGCGGTGTGATTGGTTTGGCTTTCCCCAGGGGATACGAGGTCAGAAAAAGTTAATGAGGGGCTCATTTACTgattctgtctgtttttctctgctaTTAGCGGGGCTCTGTTGTAGCCATCACTCGCACTGTTTGTGTGGGATTTCACATGACCTGACTCCTGCGAGCgtgtctatgtgtgtggacATGTATGTGGATGTATGATTCATGTGTGTGCGTGGGGCGAGTGGCGGGCTGCCTGCCCGTGTTTAGTTTGGCGAGGCTTCACACGGCTGCTTGGCAGCGGAGAGCTGGACAGCTTAACAGCTTGGACGAGGAGAAGAGAGCAAAAGAgggaagggaagaggaggaggagagggggtaAGAACAGAGGTGGAGGGACTTTAAGGGCCAGACGTGTTTGGGCACAcatacactgacacacacatagaggGTATTTACATGCCCCAAGAGACCAAGAGGGGTCCATAGATTTAGGAGCTGTGTAATCTCATCAACAGGCAAGGATCAATATGAAATGAAGACGTGAGATTGGGAGAGGGAATGAAGATCTCttaatttatcaaatgtttgCTTCTTCTTATAGCTGTATTTGGGTGTGCAGTCCCACATGGCCTCATCAATACAAGTTAACCAATCATATCCCAGACCCCCGCTCCCCCCAACCTTCTAGCCCATCCCCACCCCTTACAGCACTACAGCAACACATTTGCATCTTGTCATATCTTACACAGCCGTGCCATATGTTGTTAAAGGAAGCGTGGCGGCTAATAGAGTGGCAGCTGATGGCTGCTGCCTAATGACGGCCAAAGACAAATTTCATCAACTTCCCAAACAAGCAAGCAAGCAGGgggaaaggaggaaaacagagaatGGGTAAGAAGAAACACTTCAAGAAGAAGATAGATAGGTAGATGGACAGTTACTATATCTAAAACTTATGTTTTCCGCTACCCTCTAAACATGAGTCTTAGCCTGTGTTTTACTTCTACAATTCATTGGCAACTTCATTTACTCCACTATAATTTTCATATTTTGATTATTATgacaaaaaattaaataaaacaatgtgtcCTCTAATATCACATGTTAAGATGAAATTAATTGATGTTTGCTGTAATTCTCAGGCTAACCAGCAttctttataatacaaaaaagaaaaacacacacttattgcATATAATTATGTTCCAGCAATTTAATATATCCTATTTTGAAAATGGCAcgagtactttttcttttacgTTTATTTTGTCCCTGATACTTTTAAACCTTTAGTAAAGCTGAATTTTGAGTGGAGGACTTTCTACACTGATGTATCACGAGATAGATAAATTTTTTATCGACAGACTTTAAGTG
The sequence above is drawn from the Eleginops maclovinus isolate JMC-PN-2008 ecotype Puerto Natales chromosome 15, JC_Emac_rtc_rv5, whole genome shotgun sequence genome and encodes:
- the bcl11bb gene encoding B-cell lymphoma/leukemia 11B isoform X1; protein product: MSRRKQVNPQHLSLTHRETVRVEANHDSGAGSPSPQPSTPSPRRVGPGEHDMLTCGQCQTNFPLGDILVFIEHKRRLCRGLRGGPGSFSKPGETGRDRSISISPRSLELGVGAIPVEVGIQVTPSRDEDLERRLTPARGICPRQDRRDKDEPSSYICTTCKQTFTSAWFLLQHAQHTHGIRIYLDHHPVNCSLTPRMVLPPPPCTEALTRSPIPTFLGDPNNPFHLLRMAAPLLREHPPPPGYMETRLPATPPFVSPNPPPRPPLDRLGPEEMGLLSQHPSAFERVMRMTPMDPPSMDFSRRLRELAGNTTNNGGPTPPLSPNRVPPMHRLLSPTLFQPGAKPPAFLTYPPPPTSQGGHGSSSPPDSQGQNQSQGKSKSCEFCGKVFKFQSNLIVHRRSHTGERPYKCHLCDHACSQASKLKRHMKTHMHNKSGSMSGSPEQGNREDGGEGEEKSREGNSGGMCMDNEEEEEEEEEEEEEEEEEEDELRNGRPDSNLSEDSQEFRPKGPNGPRHCPGEKQLSDVRDRVSDSGGVGIMHPYNHLDNHLRLNLNKRSLERQPNGDGGQRGEERENEKQQDRQRDEQTEQRPVMNGRISVSEADSFPGLFQRRPTPITSPNSSNNKRIKIEKEQLELPPTLPLISPENVYSQLLAGYAASRHFIREPFMGFTDSRQSPFGTSSEHSSSETGSLRFSTPPGELMEAGSASGRSGSSTPHLLRGPGPGRPPSSKDRRNDTCEYCGKVFKNCSNLTVHRRSHTGERPYKCDLCSYACAQSSKLTRHMKTHGQFGKEVYRCDICHMPFSVYSTLEKHMKKWHGEHLMASDVKLEEADRV
- the bcl11bb gene encoding B-cell lymphoma/leukemia 11B isoform X2, which codes for MSRRKQVNPQHLSLTHRETVREANHDSGAGSPSPQPSTPSPRRVGPGEHDMLTCGQCQTNFPLGDILVFIEHKRRLCRGLRGGPGSFSKPGETGRDRSISISPRSLELGVGAIPVEVGIQVTPSRDEDLERRLTPARGICPRQDRRDKDEPSSYICTTCKQTFTSAWFLLQHAQHTHGIRIYLDHHPVNCSLTPRMVLPPPPCTEALTRSPIPTFLGDPNNPFHLLRMAAPLLREHPPPPGYMETRLPATPPFVSPNPPPRPPLDRLGPEEMGLLSQHPSAFERVMRMTPMDPPSMDFSRRLRELAGNTTNNGGPTPPLSPNRVPPMHRLLSPTLFQPGAKPPAFLTYPPPPTSQGGHGSSSPPDSQGQNQSQGKSKSCEFCGKVFKFQSNLIVHRRSHTGERPYKCHLCDHACSQASKLKRHMKTHMHNKSGSMSGSPEQGNREDGGEGEEKSREGNSGGMCMDNEEEEEEEEEEEEEEEEEEDELRNGRPDSNLSEDSQEFRPKGPNGPRHCPGEKQLSDVRDRVSDSGGVGIMHPYNHLDNHLRLNLNKRSLERQPNGDGGQRGEERENEKQQDRQRDEQTEQRPVMNGRISVSEADSFPGLFQRRPTPITSPNSSNNKRIKIEKEQLELPPTLPLISPENVYSQLLAGYAASRHFIREPFMGFTDSRQSPFGTSSEHSSSETGSLRFSTPPGELMEAGSASGRSGSSTPHLLRGPGPGRPPSSKDRRNDTCEYCGKVFKNCSNLTVHRRSHTGERPYKCDLCSYACAQSSKLTRHMKTHGQFGKEVYRCDICHMPFSVYSTLEKHMKKWHGEHLMASDVKLEEADRV